The following proteins come from a genomic window of Sorghum bicolor cultivar BTx623 chromosome 3, Sorghum_bicolor_NCBIv3, whole genome shotgun sequence:
- the LOC8075347 gene encoding pollen-specific leucine-rich repeat extensin-like protein 1 has translation MGTTLIRFMSLIVATLLLFPSSSLSLTTDEAAAIAHPQLAAFEEQPHPNDHVHIDIAIDIKINNPRLLVAHRALHALKQALYSDPNNFTGNWVGPDVCAYNGVSCVPSLHNASESAVASLDMNAADVAGHLPKEIGLMSDLAVLHLNSNRFCGVIPEEITNMTELYELDASNNRFVGPFPAAVLGVRKLSYLDIRFNDFDGPIPPELFLKPYDAIFLNNNRFTSGIPETIGKTKATVIVLANNQLGGCIPRSIGEAAATLDQFIFINNSITGCLPVETGLLTNATVFDVSDNALTGSIPPTLAGLSKVEQLDLSRNRFTGDVPSGVCKLPALANLSVSYNFFTSEAAECSSTADDGKSFHDDGNCMGQSRPMQRGADESGFGEDVNNLIGGGYQFFF, from the exons ATGGGCACTACCCTTATTCGTTTCATGTCACTCATCGTCGCCACCCTCCTATTATTCCCCTCGTCGTCGTTGTCGCTGACCACCGACGAGGCGGCCGCCATTGCCCACCCTCAGCTGGCCGCCTTCGAGGAGCAGCCGCACCCGAACGACCACGTCCACATCGACATCGCCATCGACATCAAGATCAACAACCCGCGCCTCCTGGTGGCGCACAGGGCGCTGCACGCGCTGAAGCAGGCGCTCTACTCCGACCCAAACAACTTCACCGGCAACTGGGTCGGCCCCGACGTGTGCGCCTACAACGGCGTCTCCTGCGTGCCGTCGCTGCACAACGCGTCGGAGAGCGCCGTGGCGTCGCTCGACATGAACGCCGCCGACGTCGCGGGCCACCTGCCCAAGGAGATCGGCCTCATGTCCGACCTCGCCGTGCTCCACCTCAACTCCAACCGCTTCTGCGGGGTCATCCCGGAGGAGATCACGAACATGACGGAGCTCTACGAGCTCGACGCCAGCAACAACCGCTTCGTGGGTCCTTTCCCCGCCGCCGTGCTCGGCGTCCGCAAGCTCAGCTACCTCGACATCCGGTTCAACGACTTCGACGGCCCCATCCCGCCGGAGCTCTTCCTCAAGCCCTACGACGCCATCTTCCTCAACAACAACCGGTTCACTTCTGGCATCCCGGAGACCATCGGCAAGACGAAGGCGACGGTGATCGTGCTCGCCAACAACCAGCTCGGCGGCTGCATCCCCCGGAGCATCGGCGAGGCCGCCGCCACGCTGGACCAGTTCATCTTCATCAACAACAGCATCACTGGTTGCCTGCCTGTCGAAACGGGGCTCCTCACCAATGCCACGGTGTTCGACGTGAGCGACAACGCTCTCACAGGCTCGATCCCGCCGACGCTGGCAGGGTTGTCCAAGGTCGAGCAGCTGGACCTGTCGCGTAACAGGTTCACCGGAGATGTGCCCAGTGGTGTCTGCAAGCTGCCGGCGTTGGCGAACCTCTCGGTCTCATACAACTTCTTCACGAGCGAGGCCGCCGAGTGCAGCAGCACAGCGGACGACGGGAAGTCGTTTCATGACGATGGAAACTGCATGGGACAATCAAGGCCCATGCAGAGGGGTGCAGATGAGT CTGGTTTCGGTGaagatgtcaacaacttgattgGCGGTGGATATCAATTTTTCTTCTAG
- the LOC8075348 gene encoding rapid alkalinization factor, which produces MARPTRALLLPLPLLMLLALAALARASSGDVPAAASLGWDLGVVGAGEDEEFGFPSGGDSVARRVLQGGGYLSYGALRRDNVPCSVRGASYYNCRPGGQANPYSRGCSAITRCRG; this is translated from the coding sequence ATGGCGAGGCCGACGCGCGCGCTCCTGctcccgctcccgctcctcATGCTCCTGGCACTGGCGGCGCTGgcccgcgcgtcgtcgggcgacGTGCCAGCGGCGGCGTCCCTGGGCTGGGACCTCGGCGTGGTGGGCGCGGGGGAGGACGAGGAGTTCGGCTTCCCCAGCGGCGGCGACTCCGTGGCGCGCCGGGTGCTGCAGGGCGGCGGCTACCTCAGCTACGGCGCGCTGCGCAGGGACAACGTGCCTTGCTCCGTCCGTGGCGCCTCCTACTACAACTGCCGCCCCGGCGGGCAGGCCAACCCCTACTCCCGCGGCTGCTCCGCCATCACGCGCTGCCGCGGCTGA